In the Neodiprion virginianus isolate iyNeoVirg1 chromosome 2, iyNeoVirg1.1, whole genome shotgun sequence genome, TCTAaagcatttcaattattgtacTATCACTACTCACTTTCCTTAACcatcttttcctcttcttgtATGAAATATCAATGTTCAGAATTTTCCTCTCTACACTCTTTAGTCTGTCCTAAATTCATGTGTTTAAACATTCATGCTGTGTTAGCGACGAACTTGTTTTTTCCTCGATAACTATCtatctcttttttctctattttcattGCCATCAATACAATAATTCTACACCTATCGCTCACAAATTTCTCTCTAGAAACACTGACACAATTTGTTTGCTTTCGTACCTATTGAATGGTGATTATACTCGTTACTTTGCTCATTATGTGAAAGTTTTCTATATGCTAATTAACTCTGtctatttttcagtgctttttTCAACAAGCTTCTGTAGCGACTGTATCACTTCTTTTCAATGATCACTgtcattataaatttcaacgtaAATTAAACATTCTTCTTTCCCCACGCTGTCACAGATAATCGATTTATGTTTAGTCAGTAGAAACGTAAAACGATTTATTCTCCGTCTCGattatattacaatttatGTATTTGGATTAAAACTCGACCCAATATACGTCCACGATTTCAAATCGGCCGATTATAGAAACGGCACATATGTATAATTCTATATAAACATATACTACACGCATGCAcatatgtgaaaaataaatgcttgtataatataagtatataagGGAATAATATTAGATACCAATATGTTACGCACAATAAACTTGAACAGAAGCATGCATTACAATTGActttctggttttttttttttatctcaacgaTATTGAACCTCACCGttttatacagaaaaaaaacgcgCGCGATAAAATCGGCAAATTCAAGTTTCAACTCAAATCAGCAAAGTAACGGGCGCCTGTTCGATATTCTCGTAAGTTTTGAGAACAGAATAGACCTCCTCGTTCAAGAATTCTTCAACCTGCTCCGGCGCCCTCCCGACGAAAGTTGAAGGATCGAGAAGTCCGTCTAGCTGCCCGAGAATCGGCGCAAAGTAAGGATCCTTCCTGATCCTTTCGACCAAGTCGTTGTCCAGTCCGTGCTGTTTGACTTGGGCACCAGCCTGATGCGAAAGCACGCGAATCTTCTCGTGGCAAACCTGAATAAGCAGCTCAaagtgtgtttttttttcaatgcaatttCTCTCTCCCAGCAGAGCGAGGATAAGACGAATTCGGCAGTGAAGTAAAATAGCCTAGCTGAAAAGCGGAAAATGAAAGATGGAGAAAATGAGTCACCTGTCTATCTCCACCAGCCTTGACCATGGCCATTATCACGTTCTCCGTCGACATGAACGGTAATTCCTGAGCGACGTGTCGCGCAATGACTTTCGGGTAAACGACCAGACCTTCGGTGATGTTTTGCAGGGTTATGAGAACGGCGTCCGCAGAAAGGAAGGCCTCGGCAAGGGTGATCCGCCGGTTCGCAGAGTCGTCGAGGGTCCGTTCCATCCACTGGGTCGCGGCTGTTTGGAGCGTGTTACTCGCCAAGGTCATGAGGTGACGAGCGATGCTGCAACACCTCTCGGACCGCATTGGATTCCTCTTGTAGGGCATTGCGCTCGATCCTATTTGCGTCGTCTCGAAGGGTTCCTCCACCTCCTTCATGTTGGCCAGCAAACGAATGTCACTGCAAATCTGGAAGACGTGGAATATGCGGTTTCGTTGCCTTTTTGTtgcggaaaaataaataagactGTCGGAACTGTCGAACTTTCGTGGTTCCAGGCTTCAGCGTCTCCCTAGATGACTTACAGAATGTGTTCAATCGGTGTTTCGCAATCTcgcaaaattgaagagataCTCACCTTGTGCACCGTGGATCCTAGAGAAGCGAGTACGTTGATGCATTCAGCGTCGACTTTCCTCGAATATGTCTGACCAGTAACGGGATAGCACTTCTCGAAACCGGCCATCTTGGTGACCAGAAGATCCAGCTGCTTTACTTTCTCTCCGTCACCTTTTCGCAGCGAACTtaatattcaacaattttcttgcaatcgttcgattggtgaaaattttcaacagcaGAGAGGCTAAGCCAATCGATAgctgaaaacaattttctcaatttgcaGAGTGTGATTTTAAGACTAACCGTCGAAGAGCTGCAGAAAAGAAGCCTGCGTGCCTGTGGTTCCTTTGACCCCACGGAACCTGAGATCATCCCTCGCTCTGCGAAGAGCTCTTTCGTCCATGAGCAAATCGTGGAGCCAGAGACTCGCTCTCTTCCCAACCGTCGTCAGTTGAGCTGGTTGAAGGTGAGTAAATCCGAGAGTGGGCAGCGACCGATACTCGTGAGCAAATTTAGACAGTCGAGTCAAAACGCCACCGAGTTTTGGCAGGAGAACGTTGAATCCGGCACGAAGAATCAACAGGTCCTTTAAAGATCATTTCGTCATTACGCTACTACAATcatgctctctctctctctctctctctctctctctctctctctctctctctctctctctctctctctctctctctctctctctctctctctctctctctctctctctctctctctctctctctcatcaTTCTCATTTTTCCAATGAAACAGACTCACAGCGTTGTCTCCAACGTAGCAGCTAGTGGCTCCAAGGTGAATGATGGGGGCGGCCTTGGGGCACTGATTTCCGAATACGTGAACGTGGGCCATGACATCATGCCTGGTCTTTCGTTCCTCCGCTGCAGCAGCCGAGAAGTCTATGTCATCAAGATGCGCCTCCATTTCGGCGATTTGATCGGGAGTGATGCTCAGCCCCAGTTCCTGAAACGAAAAATCTGGTTCAAGGTTGGTTCCGAAGGTGATTCATAGGTGTTGGAAACAAGACTGGAAATCATAGCACCACAGCTTAAAGTTAATCAATGGGATGTGGACAGGATCGATCTACAGATAGGCAGACAGTTGTAGCGTACGTAGTatcatattattatcgttgCGTTCGTCATCCATTGTGCATCCGTGAGCAGGTAGCCAATAGTAAATGAATTCCTGGAAACGTGATTACCAACATACTTTCGGGATTACCTC is a window encoding:
- the LOC124298115 gene encoding adenylosuccinate lyase isoform X5, with the protein product MEAHLDDIDFSAAAAEERKTRHDVMAHVHVFGNQCPKAAPIIHLGATSCYVGDNADLLILRAGFNVLLPKLGGVLTRLSKFAHEYRSLPTLGFTHLQPAQLTTVGKRASLWLHDLLMDERALRRARDDLRFRGVKGTTGTQASFLQLFDGDGEKVKQLDLLVTKMAGFEKCYPVTGQTYSRKVDAECINVLASLGSTVHKICSDIRLLANMKEVEEPFETTQIGSSAMPYKRNPMRSERCCSIARHLMTLASNTLQTAATQWMERTLDDSANRRITLAEAFLSADAVLITLQNITEGLVVYPKVIARHVAQELPFMSTENVIMAMVKAGGDRQVCHEKIRVLSHQAGAQVKQHGLDNDLVERIRKDPYFAPILGQLDGLLDPSTFVGRAPEQVEEFLNEEVYSVLKTYENIEQAPVTLLI
- the LOC124298115 gene encoding adenylosuccinate lyase isoform X4; the encoded protein is MSESVAKSSDSEFCNYRSPLSTRYASKEMQFNFSDQNKFRTWRWLWLHLAKAEMELGLSITPDQIAEMEAHLDDIDFSAAAAEERKTRHDVMAHVHVFGNQCPKAAPIIHLGATSCYVGDNADLLILRAGFNVLLPKLGGVLTRLSKFAHEYRSLPTLGFTHLQPAQLTTVGKRASLWLHDLLMDERALRRARDDLRFRGVKGTTGTQASFLQLFDGDGEKVKQLDLLVTKMAGFEKCYPVTGQTYSRKVDAECINVLASLGSTVHKICSDIRLLANMKEVEEPFETTQIGSSAMPYKRNPMRSERCCSIARHLMTLASNTLQTAATQWMERTLDDSANRRITLAEAFLSADAVLITLQNITEGLVVYPKVIARHVAQELPFMSTENVIMAMVKAGGDRQVCHEKIRVLSHQAGAQVKQHGLDNDLVERIRKDPYFAPILGQLDGLLDPSTFVGRAPEQVEEFLNEEVYSVLKTYENIEQAPVTLLI